The following nucleotide sequence is from Trifolium pratense cultivar HEN17-A07 linkage group LG2, ARS_RC_1.1, whole genome shotgun sequence.
cagttttttatttatcaatttcaTCTACTATAGCGGTCACGTAAAATGCGCTATTATAGGGTATAAACTTTAATAGCACTTTAATAGCGGTTTTTAACAAAACGCTATTATAGTGTACTTTGGTTCAAGGCTTTAACAGCGCTTTTTCTAAAACAGCTATAATAAGAGCTCCGGTTTATGTTTTAATAGCGTTTTTTcaataagcgctattaaatggGCGCTATTAAAACTCTTTTTTGTAGTAGTGGTTTTTCACGTTAAAATTTTGgtgttcttttattttgttctatTGACTGCTATATATTTGTTGTTGATCCTCAAAGATTCTTACAAGTTTGGGGAATTTTATTTCCATTGGTTTTCCTCACACTTCACAAGTAAAAGAGAAAGCTTTATAACAATCCTCATTATATCATTTTGCTCCTAGCTGTGATAATTCCATTTAGCATAATCAAAATGACCAATTATATTCCCAAAATATTTTATGCattgttgtttcttttattgCTTAACTCAGGATCCACTCtccaattaaaaaatgtaacaaCTGAAAGTGCAGAATCAAAGTGCAGAGAATGGAAGAAACAAGTACTCCTCAAGTTCAGACAAAGCATAGGTGATAACTCTGGCATCCTAACTACATGGAGGGATGGTGAGAAAGATGGAGACTGTTGTAACTGGAAAGGAATTGAGTGCAACAACGAAACAGGTCACGTGAAGAAACTTGATCTTCGTGGCTATGATACGAAATACTTACAAGGTGTAATCGATTTCACTTCATTGATTGCCTTggaaaatatgaaatatttaGAACGGCCCTCAAAGCACGCACATTCGTCcgacttttataaaaaaattattttaaatataatatactcATTCTGTCTCATAATAAATGACATGATCACATTTACGTTTGTCAATGCACATATTTGATCGgtaatatttttagttatgtattattaaaaattataaaacttgtatattttaaaaatattcatcgagacaaatcaaataacatctcatatgctaatatttgcaggtatatattagtaaaaaatatggTCGAAATAGATCGTATGAAtagtatattaaattaaaattagattATTTATTTAGGGATAGAAggagtaaataaaaatatattcgaTCTAAATTTATGCCAAATGGATCTTGAATTTTGCTTGTAAGTAGTTACCTAGAAATTTCTACGATGATTCGATAAGTTAAAGTCTACTATCCTACAAACATGCTTCATTCATGATTATGATTGATGCTTCATGATATCATGATTTATGTACAACAATTCTCACGTACATTTCAACGTTACTCCACTGATTTGATAAAGTTGATGTTTATTCAATACTAATCGTTTTTACACTCATCTTTCCAGCGCAAAAGAAGATTTGACACAAAAGAAGACAAATCAATTCATTTGTAACAAAGAAAATGATAAAGTGTACCACAAATTCTGTGGTCTAAATTGTACGATTTAGTTACTTTTAACATTTGATGGTTTACGCGTTTTAGTACATGCATGTTTACACTTTATGTCATAcgataatgttttttttagattaatgGATATACACCGAagatgtaaaatatttttatacgatcgcccaataaaaaattataattttgtcaTGTCAAATCAAAAAAGTGGGGTgtgcggaaaacatggttgatattggttgacagtgtaaaatcagtgaatattctttttttctctttttttttcttgctaATGAGTACCGTTGGACGCTTTTTAAAAAttccaattaaaaaaattatttattaaaaaaataaacattttattttgttttattatttttttagcaacatTTTAATTTACAATCATTCACcttacattttttaataaaatttttataaaaatttactatATAAAATCTTTAAAAAGTGCTCAAAAGGTACTAGtaattagcattttcctttttatagTGCATGTTTATGTTTACACTTTATGTCACGGGAGAAGACACTGTTCTGGATTGTAGCAATAATGAAGGTGAAAGTATATATGAcaataatgaatttttttttttagtaaggAAATTGCACATTATGCAAAATCCGAATTCAAACTTCGGACACTTCACTATTTATCTTTAAGGTGGAATTGCTTGTCACTAGGCTACTATACCAATATATACATGATGAGAgatccgttgactccaggagtaagtctaCGTTGACTAATTAATctgcttaataactcgatatcggtattatatttcttcaatccagccgttgaattcaaagatctcattgagtatatcaactccacaaaattttataaaaattcatcCATGTTGTTGaagtttgaagaaaataaataatgctaaaaattaaaattttacaacTTTTGTCTTagacactatttttttttacactaatataaattaaaattccaAGAAATTACGGAATTTacagttttatttatttattttgttttgttcgaatttgaactttgttttcttatttaatttttatacaaatAAGGTGCAACATTTTTTTCCTAGTGAAGAGTTCATAAACTCAAGAAAGAAGCTTGATTTTGTCGATGGAACTCTTCCTATGCCGGAAGATGATTTTGATCCTGATTATCGTGCTTGGCACCGTTGCACTCAACTGATTTCATCTTGGATCTTCAACTCTGTTTCTCCGTCCATTGCTCAATCGGTCATATTCATGGAAAACGCCATTGATATTTGGAATGATCTTCACGAACGTTTTTCCCAAGGTGATTTGATTTGCATTTCTGAATTGAAACAAGAGATTTACGCTTTGAAACAAGAAAATCGCTCTGTAACTGATTTATACTCCGATCTCAAGACTCTTTGGGAAGAATTGGAATTGTATCTTCCAATTGCCTCATGTACTTGCCGTCAGCATTGCACTTGTGAGGCTATGTGTTATGTGCGTAAAAATCATTCTCTACTTCATACAATTCGATTCCTTATTGGTTTGTATGAACATTTTTCAACTGTCAAGTCATAGATCTTGCTCATGGAACCTCTTCCTCCAATCAACAAAGTTTTTTCTCTGGTAATTCAACACGAACGTCAAGGTAATTTCTCTGACGTTGATGATTCTAAGATCTTGGTTAATGCTGCAAAATCTGGAAAATTTTCTTCTGGTTCCGAAGCTTCTTCTCGCAATTGTTCTTACGATGGAAAGGGCAATCATGTTGTCGAAAATTGCTTCAAAAAGAATGGTGTTCCAACACACATGAAGAAGTTTTCATCTGCCAACAGTGCTGCAGTTGAGGGAAGCACTAATGATTCAATTGCAGTCACTCCTCCATCTATCTCTCAAGATCAGTGTGATAGGCTCATGTCACTCCTTCAGAATTCAAACCTTACACCAAATTCTAAATCTGCAAGCTCCAATCAGGTTGGTTCTTCCATGATCTCTGATCATCCATCAGTGATTCATAAAGATATTAACTCTATTTCTCATAATGCATGTGTCATTTATGTTGttgattttcctttttattatctaaatttttttataaatattttttattttaaatataaataaaaattaaaatatactcGGTCTGAATTTATGTCAAATGCATCTTGACTTTTGTTTGTAAGACGAGAGAGTAGTTACCTAGAAATTTCTATGATGATTCAATAAGATAAAGTCTATGCATAATGAGTCCGTTTGGTTGGAGGAAAGTGGAAATGAAGGAAAATACAAAAAtcgaaaaataaatttgaaccacgtaaaatttagtttaaattcaTTCATCAATTCCTATGTTTACCTGTTTTTCCACTTTCTTTCCTTCTATCCAAAAGTGAGTGTACCCTACAAGtagaaaatcaaattaattcatGTTTCATGATTACAGTACAGAACCCCAAACATTTATACTGTACTCCATTATTTCTATACAACAATCATCATGCTCCATATGATTCACGATTCATTCTTCATGATATGATGATTTATGTACAACAATTCTCACATTTCAACGTTACTCCACTAATTTCATAAAGTTTctgttcattcaattcaatacaAATCGTTTTTACACTCATCTTTCCAGCTCATCCCCCCTCATTTAGATTTGACACAATATCAAGGAAAATGATAAAGTGTACGATAAATTCATTTCTCTAAATTTCACGACTCAGTTActtactttcacattttttttgtttacacgttttttttatatagtacaTGCATGTTTACACTTTATGTCACCGGAGAAGACACTGTTTTGGATTATAGGGATAATGACGGTGAAAGCACATATTCTCTCCGATCttatatataagtaaatttttattttttaaatttatttaattattaccGTATCTGATTcataatataaaccaaatacattaataattgaatgaaccaagaaaataaaaaatttcttatatatgAGATCGGAGGAAGTATAACAAtgatggtttttgtttttttatttatatttggaCGTCAAAATATTATGTTAAATCCAAGGGAGTGTTATGTGTTTTTTATGTACTAAAATTTTTATGTTatcgcaactacgatcgggaggggctAGAACTACTAGATGTCAGAATTGACTCCCGAATTAAATTGGACTGTCCAGTGggccggatactggtggtgaaaaagaaaaatatatgttaTGTATTAAAATATGTTAGCATATTAAGAAAAAGAGC
It contains:
- the LOC123904125 gene encoding uncharacterized protein LOC123904125; the protein is MPEDDFDPDYRAWHRCTQLISSWIFNSVSPSIAQSVIFMENAIDIWNDLHERFSQGDLICISELKQEIYALKQENRSVTDLYSDLKTLWEELELYLPIASCTCRQHCTCEAMCYILLMEPLPPINKVFSLVIQHERQGNFSDVDDSKILVNAAKSGKFSSGSEASSRNCSYDGKGNHVVENCFKKNGVPTHMKKFSSANSAAVEGSTNDSIAVTPPSISQDQCDRLMSLLQNSNLTPNSKSASSNQLIPPHLDLTQYQGK